The Gimesia chilikensis genome contains the following window.
CCGGGACTGCCTCCACGTCGCGCTTACTTTGTGGGCACTCCCAAAGAGCTGGCCGTCTACACCTTCTGGGGTGACCGCATCCAGGAAGATCTCCGCCACGAATTTACTCACGGACTCCTGCACGCCAGCCTGAAGACCGTTCCGCTCTGGCTCGACGAAGGTCTCGCGGAATATTTCGAAGTCGCCGGCAATACCCCCGGACAGATCAATCGCGATCACGCGTCCCGACTCACCGCCGCCCTCAACAACGGTTGGAAGCCGGATATGAAACGCCTGGAACAGCTCGAGAAGGTCTCGCAGATGCAACGTGTCGATTACCAGGAAGCCTGGGCCTGGACGCATTTCATGCTGAACAGCACGCCCGAAGCCCGGGATGCACTGCTCGCATATCTCTCGGAGCTGAAGACCAACGAATCCCCCGAGGTCCTCAGTGCCCGGCTGCCCCGCGACATTCCCGGCGTCGAAGATCGCTTTGTGAATTACGTCGCTTCGCTGAACACTTTTCCCAGCCGGTAAGCTCGGAAACCTCCGATTCCTGCTTCTGCGCCGGAGTTTCCCGTCTCCCTGACTTGGGTGCCCGCAGCACATCAGCTAAGATGAAGCCAGCGATCGTATCCTGTGATCAACCCCGACCGC
Protein-coding sequences here:
- a CDS encoding DUF1570 domain-containing protein yields the protein MKTELPVSPDQTPHRKSWPAFKALALNVCLTLCLFSAQGCRTAAKNQAVHLPARHSVSAEQLIVLSDFKLGQEHPLFQDLIQLREDVAATLNIPLNSEQVTVYLFSNQEEYRNYLDLTYPGLPPRRAYFVGTPKELAVYTFWGDRIQEDLRHEFTHGLLHASLKTVPLWLDEGLAEYFEVAGNTPGQINRDHASRLTAALNNGWKPDMKRLEQLEKVSQMQRVDYQEAWAWTHFMLNSTPEARDALLAYLSELKTNESPEVLSARLPRDIPGVEDRFVNYVASLNTFPSR